DNA from Eucalyptus grandis isolate ANBG69807.140 chromosome 5, ASM1654582v1, whole genome shotgun sequence:
CTGAATCGTAGAAGCAATTAAATGTCGAGAAATGTTGATGGTCTTTTTGTCCGGGGTTGGGATCAGGATCGGGATCGGGTTTTAGGATTCTGGTAGCAAAGACTACATAATCCCATAAAGAGTTTGACTAAATCTAAGTGATATAAGTTCAAATATAATggtgctaatttttttttctactggTGAAGAAAAAGTATCCTTAACATTTACACTAGGGGAACAGGTGGTGAAAGCTGCTAGAAGTAATCTACTCCTATCTCTCCTCCACCCAAATCCCTCTTATGATATCTTACTGtacctaattaaaaaatttcccttTTAAATATAGCAAAAAAGAGATGTCAGCGTATAAAGCATAAACACAGGCAACTTTTAATTTCAGTTCTCTTGCCACCATGTTTCTATTGCTGATCATCAAGATGATTCAAATATATAAGCAAACTTTCAACTACATTCATACAGCACAGGAATTTGGACTCCTGGCATAAGCTACATACAAGCACAAATAAGCACAACACTAGCTACTGCTTACATTCACTTCCTGCCACCACCCAAAGCTCCCCTTCCCCGAAATAATTCATCAATCCGAGCCTTGATATCCTCAACCGACCTATAAGGGTGCTTCCTCATTTCAGCAACACTCTGCAACCTTCCCACAAAAGTTTCATAAGCAGGCACCAGCCATTTTGTCACTGAGATCCTCAAGTCCTCCCTTAGCTGCTCATCAAAGATGACACAAGATGATTGCACTCTACATGTTTCCTCAAAGTAGCCATTGAATAACTTGACTTTTTCCTTCAGAGACCTCGGGTCTGCATTGGGAGCTAGAGAGGCATTGTCTGGCTTCAACACAACCATAACCTTATTCCATGAGCTTCTGATATAGCTCATCTGATATTGCCGCACCTTTGCAGTGTGCTTTCTGATCCAATCCTCCCCTAAGAGTAAACCCAAATCATTGCCTTTTGCCTTCTCTACAATGTACCTTCCattattcatcataaaaataGAACAGAGAGCAGAATCCCTGTAAATCTTTGATTTGGCCTCTAAATTACTCTCCAGAAGTTCCATGATCCATTCAATTTGGACAGACAGGGAGGATGAAGAGGCTCGACTGTCAAGATCTGGATATTCTTTAGGAGACACAATACTCTCCTCAAAAATTTGTTCGAGGATCAGCCGAGATCGGCAAGCGGCTCGAAGATAGTTCATTACATATCGAGTAATTGGATGCAGCCCTCCACCGGGAACAGCAGCTTTTGCTGGATCTCGGCGGATCAAATTCTCTAATTCCATGAATATCCCTCTAATTGCCTCTCCTAGCCTCTTCCAAATAGCAACAGCTTCATTTCTAAGAACCGAGCAGTACTGATCAGAGAACAAAGACTCAAATTCAGGCATCAAGTCTCTCATCGTCTCAAACACGTCAAGAACTTTAAACAGGCGCTCAGGTGCCCTCGACCCAATCGCGACTGCATCAGCAAAGTTCAGGAGTTGGATGACACAGCCACGGCATACCTCCATGAAGCAGAGATCGGCAACAGAAGATAAGCCGAAGAAGACACGATCGCAGAGGCGGCGCTCGCTGGGGAACAGGATATAAAGAGCCACTTTCATGGCCTTCATCCACCGGTCTATCTCTTCTTCCAACTCCTGCCATGGCAATTTCTGGGCTTCCTCGATGCTCAATTTCTGTAAACCCAACCTCGACATGCTCTCCTCCAAGAATTCCCTCCTGCAGCTGCTGTAAACGTGCGAGCACTCCTTCCCAAACCTCGCAGCCACCATGCGCTTCGCGATCTCATGCAAATCATTTATCGTTCCCGACGGCAACGCGTCGATCACGATATCAAAGTCGTCCCCGAGCGGCTGCGCCACCGGAACCTGCCGCTCATCTCCATCGCCTCCCtgttcatcctcatcctcatcctcagaGTCGAACGAGAGGTCCCCGTTCGACTCGCCCCGTCCGTACGGCCGGCTCAGCTCAAAGGCCTCCCCGCCCACCTCCATCAGAGACCTGAACTCGTCCTCGAGGCGGAACATTGCCTGCTGCGTCAGCTCCTCGGCGCGGCTCAGGCAGGCCAGGACGGCCTTGtcggcggcgggggcggaggCCAGGTCCCTGACGGCGGCGATCAGCTCGTCCACGGCGTCGAGGAacgcggcggcgtcggcggcgtcGGCCCAGATGGGGTTGTCGGAGGTGACGAAGTGCGAGATCTGGCGCTCCAGCGCGCTGAGGTTGCGGTCGAGCGCCGCGTAGGCCCGGGGGTcgccgtcggcggcggcggcgacggcggcggcctTGTCGGAGGGGGAGAGCTTGTCGCGGGAGAAGCGGCCGTCAAAGTTGGAGAAGATCTGGAGGATGTCGTCGGCCATGGACTCGTCGCGGC
Protein-coding regions in this window:
- the LOC104437344 gene encoding exocyst complex component EXO70B1 produces the protein MAENGEEKLLAVARHIAKTLGRDESMADDILQIFSNFDGRFSRDKLSPSDKAAAVAAAADGDPRAYAALDRNLSALERQISHFVTSDNPIWADAADAAAFLDAVDELIAAVRDLASAPAADKAVLACLSRAEELTQQAMFRLEDEFRSLMEVGGEAFELSRPYGRGESNGDLSFDSEDEDEDEQGGDGDERQVPVAQPLGDDFDIVIDALPSGTINDLHEIAKRMVAARFGKECSHVYSSCRREFLEESMSRLGLQKLSIEEAQKLPWQELEEEIDRWMKAMKVALYILFPSERRLCDRVFFGLSSVADLCFMEVCRGCVIQLLNFADAVAIGSRAPERLFKVLDVFETMRDLMPEFESLFSDQYCSVLRNEAVAIWKRLGEAIRGIFMELENLIRRDPAKAAVPGGGLHPITRYVMNYLRAACRSRLILEQIFEESIVSPKEYPDLDSRASSSSLSVQIEWIMELLESNLEAKSKIYRDSALCSIFMMNNGRYIVEKAKGNDLGLLLGEDWIRKHTAKVRQYQMSYIRSSWNKVMVVLKPDNASLAPNADPRSLKEKVKLFNGYFEETCRVQSSCVIFDEQLREDLRISVTKWLVPAYETFVGRLQSVAEMRKHPYRSVEDIKARIDELFRGRGALGGGRK